The Clostridium beijerinckii genomic sequence ATTTTTTGTTACTTTATCTCCTTCATCAACATTAAGCTCTAGTAGTTTACCAGAAATTTGTGGAGTTACACTAACAAAATCTGCATTAACTCTTGCATCTTCAGTTGAAACATAGTATGCATTTTCATACCAATAGTAGAATCCTATACTACCTAATGCTACCACAATTACCAACAATATTCCAATAATTAATATTTTACGCTTTCCTTTCATATTCAAGTCACCTCTTCCCTTATTCCTTTAATCCAATTTCAGCAAACATGCCAGGCTTTAATTGTGAATTTGGGTCTGCTAAACTAACTTTAACCAAAATATTTCTACTTTGCGAATTTAGTTTTGAATTTATTACAGTTATCTTTCCGTCAAATTCAACATTATCTACTTCTGATACTTTAACTACCACATCTTGTCCTTCTTGAAGCTGACCTGCAATATCTAAAGGTGCATATGCATTTACCACTAAAGCATCCGGATTAGATATTGAAACAAGAGTTGCACCTGGAGATGCCATCTCACCTACATTAATACTTTTAGCATTTACTACACCCGAAATCGGCGCTGTAAGAGTTCCATTATTTAATGTTGTTTGTGCAGTTTTTAAAGCAGCTTCTGCTTGTGCCACTTGAGCTTTATAAACATCTATACTTGTTTGTGTTGCTCCATTATTAAGCATATTCAATTGCTCTTGTGCAGATTTCTGTTGTGACTCTGCAGTTGTAAGCTGTTGATGTGCAGCTTCAAGTTGCTGCTGAGTATTTGCTCCCGCATCAACTAAAGCTTTAGTACGATCATAGTTTTTCTTAGCAACATCATAAGCTTCATTTGCACTATCTAAAGTTGCTTGAGCTTGAGATATTTGTTCTGGACGTGTAGAATTCATAGCGTTAGTTAACGTCGCATTTGCAGTATCAACCGCTGCCTGTGCTTGATTCACTTGTGCTTGCAAGTCTTGAGTATCTAACTTAACTATAGTATCCCCTGCATTTACTTTTGACCCAACATCAACTAGTACTTCTGAAACTCTTGCTGAAATTTTTGAGGCTATATTTGCTTGATCATTTGCTTCTATTTTTCCAGCCATTATGTATTTATTTTTAGCTTGCTCTGCAGTAGTTTCAGCAGTTTTTGAATTATTGCTTGTATTTCCGTTATTAGTCGAACCGCAACCACTTAACATTAGTGCTACAACTAAACAAACTAACATAGTCTTTTTCATATTAACCCTCCATGTACGAATTATTTTTATGCATATTGTTCGCATACTAACAGTATGTATTATACAGCAGATTGTCCTTGTTATCAAGAATATTATTCCATGAATTTATACATTTTTTTCGAAATCGTATACACCTTTTGCAAAAATTCCTTGCTCTTTTTCATGTATTTTAAATATAAATATATTTTATATCAAAAAAGTCATGCATATATATTTTGCATGACTTTAATATTCTCTTATATTTTAGATAAATTTATATTCAATAATCTATTCAGGTATTTCCAAATAGAAAGTCACCCCTTCTTCCACATTTTTCACTTTAGTAATTCCCCCATGAAGTTGTGCAATCAATCTCACTAATGACAAGCCTATCCCATGACCTCCATACTTTCTCGTTCTCGATCTGTCCACTTTATAGCATACATCCCAAAGTTTATCCATTTCTTCCTCACATATAGTATCACCAGTATTGAAAACACCTATCTTTATTTTATTTTCTTCTTTCTTGCCTATTATATTAATAATTCTTCTGCCCTTCACATGGTCGATGGCATTCGTAATGAAATTATTTATAGCCTTCTCAAGCAAGTCTCTATCAGCATGTATCTCACAATCATTCACACACTCCAAGGTAAACGTAATATTTTTTTCATCAATTGCTGGTTTAAATCGTTCTACAATTTTGCCTAGAAATTCATTAACATTAAATGATACAATATTTAATTTAATCATTCCACCTTCCATCATAGAATAATGTAAAAGTTCTTTAACCAAGCTATCCATTCTATCGCATTCTTCGACTAATATAGAACAATATTTATCCATTGTTTCCCTATCATTGGCCACTCCAAATTTGAGCCCTTCCGCATACCCTTTAATTATACCAATTGGTGTCTTTAATTCGTGAGACATATTCCTTACAAGTTCTTTCTTACGTTCCACATCTTGTTTAAGCTCATCTATACTTTTGTTAAGCTTGTCAGAAATCTTATTTATACTATTTCCTAGTCTTCCTATTTCATCTTTCGAATCTATATTAACAACCTTGTCAAATTTAAGATTAGATATATTTTCAGCAATTTTACTCATTTCTATAATTGGCTTTGTTATTTTATTAGAGAAAATAATAATAAATATAGCACCAATAAGCATTACTATAAATCCTGCCAATATATAAAATTGATTTGCAATTACTACGCTCTCATGAATACTCTTAAAAGACTTCTTTAGAATAATAAAATCTCCATTCTCAATTTGTGAAACAAATACTAATTTTGTCCTTTGATCATTATTTTTCTCATCAATATAGTAAACATACTTTTTAGAAAGTCTTTTTTCATTTTCCATAATAGTTTGTTTAATCTCCTTGGATAGACGTTTTTCTTCATCATTTGATTTTGGATGAATAGAATTGTATTTTATATCATAATTTTTATCAACAATTATTGTATTAATGTTATCAATACTTTGTATTGTGTCTGCATATTGATAATTATCTTTTTCTGCTTCCATATATTCATCCTTAATCTTCTGACTTACTGACACTAAGACTCCTTTATTTTTATAAATATAATATGATTCTAGGAAAACTGAATTCAAAATTATCCCACCTAAAATTAGTGAAATCATGAGAATCATAAATATACAGAATAATTTTGTCTTAATTGTTTTCATATTTTTCTACCTCAAACATGTATCCACTTCCTCTTATAGTTTTTATGCAATCTCCTTGTTCTAAAAGTTTAGCCCTTAAGGTTTTTATATGCGTATCTATAGTTCTTATATCACCATCAAAATTATATCCCCATACCTTATCCAATATCTGCTCTCTGCTTAAAACTGTATTAGCATTTCCAATTAAATATAGTAAAAGATTATATTCTTTAGGATTTAATTTAATTTCTTCATCATCGATCACTACTTTATGATTTCTTTGATATATCCTTAAGTTTCCTACAGCTATTTCGTCTGAGAATTTCTTCTTAACTTTCTTTACAATGTTGTTTAAGCGTGCAACGAATATCTCATAACTAAACGGTTTTCCAATGTAATCATCCGCACCTTTTTTAAGCCCTAGCACTTCGTGTTTTTCATCTCCTAGTGCTGTCAACATAATTATTGGCACTTCAGATTTTTCTCTTATTTCTTTAAGAACCTCCCACCCGTCATACACAGGCATCATTACATCTAATATGACCAAATCAATGTCATTATTATTAAAAAACATATTAATAGCTTCTTCCCCATCACATGCTTCTATTGGCATGTACCCTTCTTTTCTCACTATATCGCATACTAAATTGCGAAATATATTGTCATCTTCAGCTATAAGAATTTTTATATCCATAATATACACCTTCTCTAATATAAAAATTAAAAGCAGGTTCAAGATTTTTTAATCTATAAACCTGCTTTTATATTAGCATAACTTTACTTATTTATACTATTTCAATAGTATTACAATTTTATTAACAAATATAAATTAAATAATACATTATTCAGTATATACTACAATTGGAGTTCCTGGTTCAATGTTTTCAAATATTGTTTTCGCTAAATTATAAGGTGAATTTACGCATCCATGTGAACCGCTTGTTAAATATATCTGTTTACCAAACACACCATTTCTCCAACTAGCATCATGAATACCGATATTTCCATTAAAAGGCATCCAATAATCAACTGGTGAACTATAATCTTCGCCCTTTAATGTTGCATTTTTCTCTTTATAATTTAGAACATATGTCCCTGCTGGTGTACCTGTATTATTGCTTACATTTCCTGTAACAACATCATCATCAACAACTAGAGCTCCATTTTTGTAAAACCATACATGCTGCTTAGTAAGATTAACTTCCACATAAGTATTTCCTATATCATTAGTTCCTTTTACAAATGCATTTTGTGCATATTTTGGTTCTTTTGTTACATCTTGTCCATTTTTTATAATTTCTATTAAATCTTTTACCTCTTTAGAGTTATCAACAATCCATCCATAATTACCGCCACTCACTTGTACTGTTTTTTTTGTTGTTGTAACAAAATCTCTTGTGCTACCAAAAGTATTATAAATGCTAGATATTTTATATACATAATTCCGAACTTTATCTTCATTGATTGTAACTTGCATATTGTCATCTACTCCAAGCCAGTTATGTATAGTAGATCCATCCAAAACTTCTTTTTTGCCATTTGAATCATACGTAATTTTTAATCCTATGTATTTATTAAGTGTATCTCTTGCTGCAGTTACTTCATCTGACTTTGAAGTGTATTTAGGATTTTCATAACAATTGCTTGAATCTAAATCTATTGATGTTTTCCCATCAAGGATCGCATTAGCTACATTATCATGTAAAGCATCTTTATTTATCTTATTTCCTAAAACTTCATCTACTATCTCGTATTCTCCATCTTTATAATTTAAGCTAGCATTTTGTGGTTGGGTTATCTTCTTGTTACTAACACAAGAAAGCTTATTTAGTGTTTGGTTTAGTTGTTCTTCATCATACATAATTATCTGGGATGCTTCAGAATTATTTTTCTTAAAAAATGTACTAGGCCAAGCAAATGAACTTTGATTCTTCTTTAATTCTTTGATTTTATCAGAATTATATTTTAATCCAATATCACTAGCTTTAATTTGTTCTTTTACATCTCCTCTTTCGTCTAATTCCAATGCATATGATTGCATTTGGGCAGCTAGCTTTTCTTCTGCTCCCTCAACGGTCTGCCCGCCAACATTAACCCCATCAATTACGGTTCCAAAGTGAAAATGATTAATAGAATATAATGACATACCTAAATATATAGCACCCAAAGTACAGAGAGAAATTATAACCCCTGGCATAACCTTGTTACTACTTTTATTTCTTCTTTTTCTCATTATATCTACTCCCTTCGCTACTATTATACTAAAAAATCTAAATTATTAATATATAATTTTTCACCAAAAAAAGCCACCATAAATAGAAAATGCATTTCTATTTAAAGGTAGCTCACTCTCACATACTTTTACAGTACTCTGCTAATTTATTTGCAGCTTTCATTGCAGTACTTACAGAACCTTCTATCCATCCATGCGTCAAAGAAACATGTTCTCCTGCAAAATATACTCTATTATTATATTCTGGTTTTACCATCGCATTAGAAAAAAGTTTTTGCTGCTGAGGCATAAAGTAGCAAAATGCTCCATAAAATCCTTTTTCCCTATCCCAGTCAACAGTTTTATGATCTTCAACTATATAATCAAGATATCCTCGTGGAAGACCCTGGACATCCTCAACTTGCCTTTTAATCAATTCAAATCGTGCATTATCATCTAAGCTTCCTACGCGTATTCCGTCTAACCCTAAATTATATGACGCTATCAGAACTCCTTGATTATCCTTAGCACTTCTTTTTCTTCCAACAGAAACATTCATCTTATTTTTTGTTACTCCACCATAACTAGTACTAATACTATGACTAGGATACCATATGGTTTGAATTGGCAAATCAGTATTAGATCCTCCGCCAACTATCTTCTCATTATCATTTCCTTTTTCCCAAAAACGTTCATTACACATAAAAAGAGTTTTTTGAGATGATGTATAAAAAACTTCTCTTATTGACTGCATTTTTTCATTGCTAAACATAGGAAATACATTCACATCTCTAAGGCTTGAAAAAGGTATTGCACAAACAACGAAATCGAAAGTTTGACTATAAAGCTTAGATAACTTCTCATCCGCATATTCTAACACTACTTTATCCTCTATATCATTAATTTTATATATGCTTTTTACTGTCTTTCCACTTTCCCAAGATACTTTTCCCAATTCTTCATCTCTAATATTATTATATTCTTTTGGTTTTTTAGACATTAACGAATCATAAAAAGCTAGTGGTAGATTTACTGCTCCACCAACAATTTCGTACCTATATGCATAATCTACAGTATATTCCTCAATTAAATTTTCAGAATAACTATTATAATAAAATGAACCTAGAAAAGGTGCAACTCCAGAAATCAGCTCTATTGCTCCTTCACTTACACCCATCTTTTCAAGTACTTCCCTTATTCCAAGACTACCAACATATTTAATTATATCTGAATAATTTTCTTTTACCTCTAATAATTCCTTTCTTATGGAGGGAGGTATTTTTAATAAATTACTTGACAATGCATCTCCAATTATTTTCTGCCATGGAGTATTTCGTTCCCTCTCAGTCAAGTTAAATTCCGGGTATATATTTTCCATTACACTTTTACCTTGAGGATCATTCCTCGCACGTTTATGTCTTATATAAAATAATGCATTTTTATTATTTTGAATAAATGGCCTTGTTTTTATACCAAAAGTATTAATATAATGCCATGTTGTTTCATGACCTACTGGTGTACGCATAGCACCAAATTCACCATAAAGTCTTTTCTCCTCATCAAAATAATAGGTATAGACCCGACCTCCAATTCGCTTCTCTTCTGTTTCAAAAATAGTAATATCAAAACCTAGTTTTCTAAGTTCAAAGGCTGAGGCTAAACCTGCAATACCTCCTCCTATTATCCCAACCTTAATGCCTGAGCAACTTCCAGGCGGTAAAATTGTTGTAATATCTTGCGGTGGACTTAATAATTCAACTATATTATTAAAATCTTCAATACGATTCGCTTGCTCTAAAGTTATCCTTAACATTTCATGCCTTTCTTCATCAGTTGGATTATCTGGTTGAATAAAATTTATTTCTCTAGGCAAATAAAGCCACTCCTTTAAACAAAATCACTATAGTTAAATATATTATTCTAGCAGCTGCAAAAGACCAGCTAAAAGCTAGTCTCATTTTTAATCTTAGTCTATTAAGTTCTAAATTGATGATTTTATAGAAATTTAATAATAACAAACCACAGGCGTTCCCTCATTAATATTATTAAATATAGTATTAGCTAGATAATATGGAGAATTTACGCATCCATGAGAACCATTTGTCAAATAAATTCTTCCTCCAAATACTGATCTCCAACTTGCATCATGAATGCCTATTCCTCCATTAAAGGGCATCCAAAAATTAACTGGGCTGCTATATCCCTGACCTTTTAAAGTAGCATCTCTTTGCTTGTATTTTAATGAATATACCCCAGTAGGTGTTGACGTATTATTGCCTACATTTCCTGTAACCACATCTCCCTCTACTATTAAAGAACCATTCTTATAAAACCATACGTGCTGCTTGCTCATATTTACTTCTACATAAGTATTACCAATGTCATTACTCCCAGGAGACATTGCTGATTGTGTATATTTAGGCTCTTTTCTTACAGATTGTCCCTCTTTTATACTTGAAATTAATTCTTTTTCCTCATCATTATTATTAATTAACCAACCGTAATCTCCTCCGCTAACTTGCACAGTGGCACCTAGCGATGTAACAAAATTTCTTGTCTTACCAACTGTATTGTAATTATTCAATATGCTGTTTAGATATTCTTTGATTTTTGGTTCATCAAGTGTAATTTCTAAACTATTATTTACGTTAATCCATTTGTTTATTATAGATCCATCTATTACTTCGGTCTTATCACCAAAATTATATGTTATTTTAGAGGATACATATTTATTAAGGGTATCTTTAGTATTAATAACCTCCTGAGATTTTGAAGTATATTGAGGCTTTTCATAACAATCCTTCGAATCCAAATCTAATGTTGTTTTCCCATTAAGAATTGCATTCACAATACTATCATGTAGCGCCATCTTATCAATTTTATTACCATATACCTCATCAGTAATTTTATATCCATCATCTGTATATTCAAAACTAGGGTTTTGTGGTTCATTTACGTTATTACTATTAAAACATGAAAGATTATCAATGCTTTTTTTTAGTAACTCATCATCATAAGTAACTACATTTGTTATCGTAGAATCATTGGTTCCCAATAATGACATAAGCCAATTAAATGGATTTTGCTTATCTTTTAGTTCCTGAACTTTTCCATCTGGATTATACTTAAGATTTATCTCATTTCCTTTAACTTGTTCTTCATTATTTCCTCTTTCCTTTAATTTCAAAGTATAATTTGTTATTTCGTTTGGCATTTCTTCATCTACTTCGTGTACAGTCTTACCCGAAACATTAATACAATTAACCGTAGAACCGAAATAAAAGTGGTTCATAAAATAGATTGCCAGCCCCAAATATATGGCAAGTAAAGTAAAACATGAAACTATAATGCCTATTAAAAGTTTTTTGTGTTTATTTTTCTGCATTTCCATAATAACGTCTCACCCCGTTATCATTATACAAATGTATAGAATAAATAATGTATGCTTTATTTACCCATTTATTTTTAAACAAGTTCATTCTTTTACAAAACATCCTATATTATCTTACTAGGTAATGCCTAATACTCAATATACATAAATTTATTTACAAATTATCTCATACTTTATAAGACCTCAAAAAATTATATTTACTATTCTTTATTTCTCTTTTTAAAATTTCTATACCTTTCTAACACGTCTATGTTCTCAGCAAAGAACATATTTAGCATATCTATATTATTAATAGTTTCGCTGCTAATAATATGCTCAATCAATTCTGTTTCTTCTAAAATATCCCGTTTACACTCTAAATATTCCAAAAACTTCTTTACTATATTATGCCTTTCAAGCAAATACTTACCTATATTTATTCCTTCCTCAGTAAGAATTATTACTCCGTACCTTTCATATTTTATAAGAGATAATTCTCCAAACTTTTTCATCATTCTAGATGCTGATGAATCGCGAACATTCAGCATTTGTGCTATTTTGTTTAGCCTAACTACTTTTTCTTCCATGCTGCATCTATAGATCATTTCTAAATAATCTTCCATTGAAGGAGTAAGCAATTTTCTTGTCAAATTTATATTTTCATATCCTCTTGCAGTATGAAAATTCTTTTCCATATTTCTCACCATCCAATTTTACTATATTTGGGGTATTTTTATCTTGCCAACAGTTATGTCTAAATTATTATACATATGTTAGCCTAGAAAAAAGTTTTCTCTAAACTTAAACTTACTAATAATATACAAAAAGTCAAATTAATATGAATATTAATTTTTTTACTTGTTTAATTAGGTTTATAGTTATTGTGTTTTAGGTTGACATTAATGTTAATAAAATTACAACCTTTAATATGATCTAAATATTTAAGACGCATATTTCAGGGTATATAGCTAAACTCAAAAAAATTAGGAATGTTATAATTTAAAATATTAAATCATAACATTCCTAATATATAATTATATTTAACTTTCTGAAACTTCAGCCGATTTTATATGATCGATATATTTTTCTCCCCAAATAGATATGCTATCCAACACCAATTTAAATTCTTTTCCTATCTCAGTTAATGAATACTCAACTTTGGGCGGTACCTGGGGAAAAATCTTACGATTTACCAACCCATACTCCTCTAAACTACGAAGCTGTTTTGTTAATGTAGCTTGCTTTAGTTCAGGCAATAATCTTTGCAATTCTCCAAAACGAAGTGTTTTTGTACTTAAATTATGTAAAATTACTATTGCCCATTTACCTGCAATAATTTTTTGTGCTGTTACAAACGGACATTTGCCAAATAAATTATATTATTCCTCCATCATGTACTCCCTTTAGTATATTTATGATACTATGTATTTAAAATAATCCTACTTGAAAAAATCACGGTAATAACCTATATTATGTTCAAAGAGATTATAACATATTAAAATTTAAGGAGCAATTAAGATGAATGAAGTATTAGAATTTTTACTTAACAACCCTACCTTCTATATTGCAACTATGGATGGTGATCAACCAAGAGTACGACCTTTTGGTGCAGTAATGAAATATAATGACAAATTATATTTTGCAACAAATAACACTAAATCTGTTTTTGAACAGTTAGTTGCAAATCCTAAGGTTGAAATATCCACGACTTCTCCTGAATGTGAATGGATTCGTTTAACTGGAAAAGCAGTTTTTGATTCCAGTACAGAAGTAAAATCAGCTATGTTAGAATCAGTTCCATCCTTGAAAAAAATGTATAGCTTTTAATTTTATGATTGCCAAAATACCTAACTAATCTCAATATACCCTAATTATATTTCACAAGTATACGTTGATATTTCTATTAATCCTTCTGCGAATTCATATTTTAATGTTCACTTTTATCATAATGAACATGTAGTAATTCTTTCGTCCTATTCTTTAGCAATCCTTCATATAAAGATTTAACCACCAGATTTTCTTCGCTTCTTTTAATTTGCGTAACCTTATCTATCTTATATAGTCCCTTTGCCCTTTCATTTTTCTCTTCCATTAATCCAAAAGGTTGCCCCGCACCAGCTATACATCCTCCAGGACATGCCATAACTTCTATAAAGTCAAAATGTTCTTCCCCACTCTTAATTTTTTCAATTAAATCTTCTGCATTTCTAAGTCCACTAACAATACCGATTCTAATGGATTCATCTTTAACTTGAAGTTCACATGTTTTTA encodes the following:
- a CDS encoding efflux RND transporter periplasmic adaptor subunit gives rise to the protein MKKTMLVCLVVALMLSGCGSTNNGNTSNNSKTAETTAEQAKNKYIMAGKIEANDQANIASKISARVSEVLVDVGSKVNAGDTIVKLDTQDLQAQVNQAQAAVDTANATLTNAMNSTRPEQISQAQATLDSANEAYDVAKKNYDRTKALVDAGANTQQQLEAAHQQLTTAESQQKSAQEQLNMLNNGATQTSIDVYKAQVAQAEAALKTAQTTLNNGTLTAPISGVVNAKSINVGEMASPGATLVSISNPDALVVNAYAPLDIAGQLQEGQDVVVKVSEVDNVEFDGKITVINSKLNSQSRNILVKVSLADPNSQLKPGMFAEIGLKE
- a CDS encoding sensor histidine kinase is translated as MKTIKTKLFCIFMILMISLILGGIILNSVFLESYYIYKNKGVLVSVSQKIKDEYMEAEKDNYQYADTIQSIDNINTIIVDKNYDIKYNSIHPKSNDEEKRLSKEIKQTIMENEKRLSKKYVYYIDEKNNDQRTKLVFVSQIENGDFIILKKSFKSIHESVVIANQFYILAGFIVMLIGAIFIIIFSNKITKPIIEMSKIAENISNLKFDKVVNIDSKDEIGRLGNSINKISDKLNKSIDELKQDVERKKELVRNMSHELKTPIGIIKGYAEGLKFGVANDRETMDKYCSILVEECDRMDSLVKELLHYSMMEGGMIKLNIVSFNVNEFLGKIVERFKPAIDEKNITFTLECVNDCEIHADRDLLEKAINNFITNAIDHVKGRRIINIIGKKEENKIKIGVFNTGDTICEEEMDKLWDVCYKVDRSRTRKYGGHGIGLSLVRLIAQLHGGITKVKNVEEGVTFYLEIPE
- a CDS encoding response regulator transcription factor, with product MDIKILIAEDDNIFRNLVCDIVRKEGYMPIEACDGEEAINMFFNNNDIDLVILDVMMPVYDGWEVLKEIREKSEVPIIMLTALGDEKHEVLGLKKGADDYIGKPFSYEIFVARLNNIVKKVKKKFSDEIAVGNLRIYQRNHKVVIDDEEIKLNPKEYNLLLYLIGNANTVLSREQILDKVWGYNFDGDIRTIDTHIKTLRAKLLEQGDCIKTIRGSGYMFEVEKYENN
- a CDS encoding L,D-transpeptidase family protein, which gives rise to MRKRRNKSSNKVMPGVIISLCTLGAIYLGMSLYSINHFHFGTVIDGVNVGGQTVEGAEEKLAAQMQSYALELDERGDVKEQIKASDIGLKYNSDKIKELKKNQSSFAWPSTFFKKNNSEASQIIMYDEEQLNQTLNKLSCVSNKKITQPQNASLNYKDGEYEIVDEVLGNKINKDALHDNVANAILDGKTSIDLDSSNCYENPKYTSKSDEVTAARDTLNKYIGLKITYDSNGKKEVLDGSTIHNWLGVDDNMQVTINEDKVRNYVYKISSIYNTFGSTRDFVTTTKKTVQVSGGNYGWIVDNSKEVKDLIEIIKNGQDVTKEPKYAQNAFVKGTNDIGNTYVEVNLTKQHVWFYKNGALVVDDDVVTGNVSNNTGTPAGTYVLNYKEKNATLKGEDYSSPVDYWMPFNGNIGIHDASWRNGVFGKQIYLTSGSHGCVNSPYNLAKTIFENIEPGTPIVVYTE
- a CDS encoding flavin monoamine oxidase family protein encodes the protein MPREINFIQPDNPTDEERHEMLRITLEQANRIEDFNNIVELLSPPQDITTILPPGSCSGIKVGIIGGGIAGLASAFELRKLGFDITIFETEEKRIGGRVYTYYFDEEKRLYGEFGAMRTPVGHETTWHYINTFGIKTRPFIQNNKNALFYIRHKRARNDPQGKSVMENIYPEFNLTERERNTPWQKIIGDALSSNLLKIPPSIRKELLEVKENYSDIIKYVGSLGIREVLEKMGVSEGAIELISGVAPFLGSFYYNSYSENLIEEYTVDYAYRYEIVGGAVNLPLAFYDSLMSKKPKEYNNIRDEELGKVSWESGKTVKSIYKINDIEDKVVLEYADEKLSKLYSQTFDFVVCAIPFSSLRDVNVFPMFSNEKMQSIREVFYTSSQKTLFMCNERFWEKGNDNEKIVGGGSNTDLPIQTIWYPSHSISTSYGGVTKNKMNVSVGRKRSAKDNQGVLIASYNLGLDGIRVGSLDDNARFELIKRQVEDVQGLPRGYLDYIVEDHKTVDWDREKGFYGAFCYFMPQQQKLFSNAMVKPEYNNRVYFAGEHVSLTHGWIEGSVSTAMKAANKLAEYCKSM
- a CDS encoding L,D-transpeptidase family protein — protein: MEMQKNKHKKLLIGIIVSCFTLLAIYLGLAIYFMNHFYFGSTVNCINVSGKTVHEVDEEMPNEITNYTLKLKERGNNEEQVKGNEINLKYNPDGKVQELKDKQNPFNWLMSLLGTNDSTITNVVTYDDELLKKSIDNLSCFNSNNVNEPQNPSFEYTDDGYKITDEVYGNKIDKMALHDSIVNAILNGKTTLDLDSKDCYEKPQYTSKSQEVINTKDTLNKYVSSKITYNFGDKTEVIDGSIINKWINVNNSLEITLDEPKIKEYLNSILNNYNTVGKTRNFVTSLGATVQVSGGDYGWLINNNDEEKELISSIKEGQSVRKEPKYTQSAMSPGSNDIGNTYVEVNMSKQHVWFYKNGSLIVEGDVVTGNVGNNTSTPTGVYSLKYKQRDATLKGQGYSSPVNFWMPFNGGIGIHDASWRSVFGGRIYLTNGSHGCVNSPYYLANTIFNNINEGTPVVCYY
- a CDS encoding metal-dependent transcriptional regulator, with translation MEKNFHTARGYENINLTRKLLTPSMEDYLEMIYRCSMEEKVVRLNKIAQMLNVRDSSASRMMKKFGELSLIKYERYGVIILTEEGINIGKYLLERHNIVKKFLEYLECKRDILEETELIEHIISSETINNIDMLNMFFAENIDVLERYRNFKKRNKE
- a CDS encoding winged helix-turn-helix transcriptional regulator; the protein is MIAGKWAIVILHNLSTKTLRFGELQRLLPELKQATLTKQLRSLEEYGLVNRKIFPQVPPKVEYSLTEIGKEFKLVLDSISIWGEKYIDHIKSAEVSES
- a CDS encoding pyridoxamine 5'-phosphate oxidase family protein, with the protein product MNEVLEFLLNNPTFYIATMDGDQPRVRPFGAVMKYNDKLYFATNNTKSVFEQLVANPKVEISTTSPECEWIRLTGKAVFDSSTEVKSAMLESVPSLKKMYSF